In the Salvelinus sp. IW2-2015 unplaced genomic scaffold, ASM291031v2 Un_scaffold5283, whole genome shotgun sequence genome, ATCGAAAATATGTTCTGGACATGAGAACAGCGATTACGCACCGCGGACTGGatgaaactttttcctttaacgagaaTGATattctgctttcactggaacaggcccagagcCACGCCTTTTTTGTGAATACGcaggaaaaggggccgcagatcgggctgccttctgagaatccgtaggcgagcgagtaaactcccactgccatccgttcttcttgctaacgtgcaatcattggaaaataaaattcatGACCCACGATTAAGATTAtcataccaacgggacatcaaaaacgaacatcttatgtttcacagagacgtggctgaacgacgatacggacaatatagagctagcggtATTTTCCATGCACTAGCAGAACAGAgatgctacctctggtaagacgaggggtgggggtgtgtgtctatttgtcaataacagctggtgcgcaaggtctaatattaaagaagtctcgaggtattgctcgcctgaggtagagtaccttatgataagctgtagaccacactatctaccaagagagttctcatctatattattcgtagctgtctatttactacaacagaacgaagctggcactaagactgctctcaaccaacgctataaggccataagcaaacaagaaaatgcttacccagaagcggcgctcctagtggctggggactttaatgcaggcaaacttaaatcagttttaccacatttttaccagcatgtcacatgtgcaaccagaaaaaaaaaaaaaatcctagaccacctttactccacacagagatgcatacaaagctctcccccgccctccatttggcaaatctgatcttaattctatcctcctgattcctgctaacaagcgaaaactaaagcaggaagtaccagtgactcgctcaatacggaagtggtcagatgactcggatgctacactacaggactgtttgctagcacagactggaatatgttccgggattcatccaatggcattgaggaggacaccacatcagtcatcggcttcatcaataagtgcatcgacgacgacatccccacagtgactatacgtacatatcccaaccagaagccatggattacaggcaacatccgcatcgagctaaaggctaggactgccgctttcaaggagcgggagactaatccagtataagaaatcctgcaatgccctcagacgaaccatcaaacaagcaaagcgtaaatacaggattaagattgaatcctactacaccgccTCTGACGCTCGTCTGATGTGGCATGGCTTaaaaactattacggattacaaagggaaacccagacgcgagctgcccagtgatgtgagcctaccagacgagctaaatgccttttatgctcgcttcgaggcaagcaacactgaagcatgcacgagagcaccagctgttctggatgactgtatgATAANNNNNNNNNNNNNNNNNNNNNNNNNNNNNNNNNNNNNNNNNNNNNNNNNNNNNNNNNNNNNNNNNNNNNNNNNNNNNNNNNNNNNNNNNNNNNNNNNNNNNNNNNNNNNNNNNNNNNNNNNNNNNNNNNNNNNNNNNNNNNNNNNNNNNNNNNNNNNNNNNNNNNNNNNNNNNNNNNNNNNNNNNNNNNNNNNNNNNNNNNNNNNNNNNNNNNNNNNNNNNNNNNNNNNNNNNNNNNNNNNNNNNNNNNNNNNNNNNNNNNNNNNNNNNNNNNNNNNNNNNNNNNNNNNNNNNNNNNNNNNNNNNNNNNNNNNNNNNNNNNNNNNNNNNNNNNNNNNNNNNNNNNNNNNNNNNNNNNNNNNNNNNNNNNNNNNNNNNNNNNNNNNNNNNNNNNNNNNNNNNNNNNNNNNNNNNNNNNNNNNNNNNNNNNNNNNNNNNNNNNNNNNNNNNNNNNNNNNNNNNNNNNNNNNNNNNNNNNNNNNNNNNNNNNNNNNNNNNNNNNNNNNNNNNNNNNNNNNNNNNNNNNNNNNNNNNNNNNNNNNNNNNNNNNNNNNNNNNNNNNNNNNNNNNNNNNNNNNNNNNNNNNNNNNNNNNNNNNNNNNNNNNNNNNNNNNNNNNNNNNNNNNNNNNNNNNNNNNNNNNNNNNNNNNNNNNNNNNNNNNNNNNNNNNNNNNNNNNNNNNNNNNNNNNNNNNNNNNNNNNNNNNNNNNNNNNNNNNNNNNNNNNNNNNNNNNNNNNNNNNNNNNNNNNNNNNNNNNNNNNNNNNNNNNNNNNNNNNNNNNNNNNNNNNNNNNNNNNNNNNNNNNNNNNNNNNNNNNNNNNNNNNNNNNNNNNNNNNNNNNNNNNNNNNNNNNNNNNNNNNNNNNNNNNNNNNNNNNNNNNNNNNNNNNNNNNNNNNNNNNNNNNNNNNNNNNNNNNNNNNNNNNNNNNNNNNNNNNNNNNNNNNNNNNNNNNNNNNNNNNNNNNNNNNNNNNNNNNNNNNNNNNNNNNNNNNNNNNNNNNNNNNNNNNNNNNNNNNNNNNNNNNNNNNNNNNNNNNNNNNNNNNNNNNNNNNNNNNNNNNNNNNNNNNNNNNNNNNNNNNNNNNNNNNNNNNNNNNNNNNNNNNNNNNNNNNNNNNNNNNNNNNNNNNNNNNNNNNNNNNNNNNNNNNNNNNNNNNNNNNNNNNNNNNNNNNNNNNNNNNNNNNNNNNNNNNNNNNNNNNNNNNNNNNNNNNNNNNNNNNNNNNNNNNNNNNNNNNNNNNNNNNNNNNNNNNNNNNNNNNNNNNNNNNNNNNNNNNNNNNNNNNNNNNNNNNNNNNNNNNNNNNNNNNNNNNNNNNNNNNNNNNNNNNNNNNNNNNNNNNNNNNNNNNNNNNNNNNNNNNNNNNNNNNNNNNNNNNNNNNNNNNNNNNNNNNNNNNNNNNNNNNNNNNNNNNNNNNNNNNNNNNNNNNNNNNNNNNNNNNNNNNNNNNNNNNNNNNNNNNNNNNNNNNNNNNNNNNNNNNNNNNNNNNNNNNNNNNNNNNNNNNNNNNNNNNNNNNNNNNNNNNNNNNNNNNNNNNNNNNNNNNNNNNNNNNNNNNNNNNNNNNNNNNNNNNNNNNNNNNNNNNNNNNNNNNNNNNNNNNNNNNNNNNNNNNNNNNNNNNNNNNNNNNNNNNNNNNNNNNNNNNNNNNNNNNNNNNNNNNNNNNNNNNNNNNNNNNNNNNNNNNNNNNNNNNNNNNNNNNNNNNNNNNNNNNNNNNNNNNNNNNNNNNNNNNNNNNNNNNNNNNNNNNNNNNNNNNNNNNNNNNNNNNNNNNNNNNNNNNNNNNNNNNNNNNNNNNNNNNNNNNNCTTTGGAAGCTAATGTGCGTCCAAAATCCCAGTGGCGTAGATGTGCCAAAGCTTTACGTAGAGCACCACCCCAGAAGAGCTGTGCGCTGGTAGGATTTGCTGCAAAAGCAGCTCTACACggtattgacttttggggggtgaatagtttatgcgacgctcaagttttcaggttttttttgtttatttcttgttttgtacaATAAAAATATTTCTAGACTCTTCAAAGTGAGGCATGTTGTAAAATCATGATACAAACCCCAAACCCAAATCTATTTTTTAATCCAGTTGGTAAGCAactaaaataggaaaaataatgcCAAGTGGGGATGATTCTTTCTTATAGCCTGCCTGTAATCTAGCCTCAATACTCCAGTTCTCTGCCTACATGTACCTATCTACCAAATCataactccagtatccctgtactaCATTGTACATTCTGACTtaaatactccagtatccctcaCATTGGACATTTGGTACTGGCTTTGACCTTATTTCTCATTAGTTATACTATtttgaatactgcactgttgggtagggcgtgcaagttaagcatttcgttgtatctgtggtgtgtgtgtgtgacaaatgcAACTTGAAACTTGACTCAGCTTATCAGTAGAACAACATCCTTCTACCAACCCTGGAAATGACACATTTTATACGTCCTGCCTCTTCCCTCGGCTCCTGTACAACATTCCTATTgttcttcatggaacccaaaagggttctaactggaaccaaaagggttcttcaaaaggttatttaatgggacagccgaagaactgtTCTAGTTTCTATACAGCATgttgttttctaagagtgtacacacCTTGGCCGTCTCGGATCTTACAMaaccccccccccccaaacaacaaaaaaatatgtattttgtgttGCATTGTGTTTGTAGCTTAACATaataactgacagacagactatTATCAATCTTTCTTGGATGGGCATGAGAACTGCAGCTCTATCAACAGGGTGCATCTGTATGCACACATAGTGGTCACCTCTTGTAAAGCACAACCAGCTTTCCCCCAGCCTAATCAACCACTGATTCCCCATGGCAGAAGTCCAGCCATTTTCTTAGAGCYAATGGCatattgcaaaaataaaataggaGCCCTAGAGAGTGAAAGAGTTGTAACTCACAGGATGTGGAGAATACACATATTGACTAGATTTGAAATAGTAATTCATTCCTTCTTTCTCCAGCCAAAGTGAAGGACAATGGCTAGCTgggctcagacatgcactgtatGTATCTATAATAACTGTGTTTATAAAACTCTggtatctccccctctctctccagccgaTATGGTCTTGTCTCCCAGACCATGCCTAGCTGGGCTCagaaatgcactgtatctatctATAATATCTGTATGTGTAAAACTCTGGTATCTCCCCTCAGCCAACCTGAAGGAGTTGATCAGCCAGACCATGGCTAGCTGGGCTCAGGAGTGCAGCATCCAGGACCCAGAGCTGGTTCGTGTGATGTTCAGCCTGCTGAGACGTCAGTACGACGGCATCGGAGCYCTGCTCAGGGCCATGAAGAAGAGTATGTACTTGATCCTTGTGTCACGTCAATTGAGTGACAGCGAGACTGATTCTGATAGTTTGACCTAATCGTCCAGAGTCTTATCTTTTACTATTTTGTTGTTCATCTTTCATAAGACAATTGCAGTTAAACACGGCCAAAGCCATACAGAATGCAAATATAACTTTAGTCTCTTACTTGTAACAGGTTACACCATCTCTGCTGTGTCAGTATAGAACTGtccagtttaactttagtccctTACTATTACCAGGTTACACCATCTCTGCTGTGTCAGTATAGAACTGtccagtttaactttagtccctTACTATTACCAGGTTACACCATCTCTGCTGTGTCAGTATAGAACTGtccagtttaactttagtccctTACTATTACCAGGTTACACCATCTCTGCTGTGTCAGTACAGGACTGTGTCAACCTCCTGGCCTCTCTGGGCCAGATCAGATCACTACTGTCTGTACGCAtggggaaagaagaggagaaactcATGATCGACGGACTGGGGTGAGAGagtagggtatgtgtgtgtgtgtgtgcatttaatATTACTGTAATGATCCAAACATCCACAGTATTGCTCAATGCACACACACTAAGGTTGTTTGATCTGAATATGTTCAACTATAAAACAACTGTTAGCTCAGATAATTAGCTGGCCTCTGTGTGTTTGCAGTGACATAATGAACAACAAGGTGTTCTACCAGCACCCCAACCTAATGAGAGTCCTGGGGATGCATGAGACTGTCATGCAGGTGATGGTCAACGTGCTGGGAGGAGACAAGTCACAGGTACTGTACCTCAATAGTCTAAGCTCAAAGGACCGgttgataaacattcaacacatCCTTCACAACAAACTGTAAATCTGACATATGCTTAAACCTGCTTACTAAGCAATGACTTTCGTGGTCCGTATGGGGCACTGaatacacacacaaaggcacacacacacacacacacacaaaggcacaccacacacaacacacacacacacacaaacgcaccaccacacacacacacacgaacatacacactcacacacatcacactagcACAACACACTGTAAACGACACCTGGACAGATCAAGTTATCGGCCAACAGTGCAGAATTCATGTTACTTGTCCTGACTAATGAGATGCCAACCAGACTATGACGGCGTTCCGGCGCTTCggtctgtttgtctgtcatcAGGCTGTCTGGGGAAGCATTGGCGTGGTTTCAGCTCATGCTTGGCTGTTGCACAGACATGGTATTTAAATCATACCCCAGTCTTACAGCACATCCCAAAAAGGACTGGCATGAGAGTCCGCTGCCTCCCTACCCCTCACATTCACATTACCAGACCTGTACCCCCTCCAACCGTCTCCTGACATACCCCTCCAGCTACCAACCTGTACCCCTCCAACCGTCTCCTGACATACCCCTCCAGCTACCAGACCTTGTACCCTCAACCGTTCCTGGTAGATACCCCTCCACTACCAGACCTGTACCCCTCCAACCGTCTCCTGACCATACCCCTCCTCAGGCTACCAGACCTGGTACCCCCTCCCAACCCTTCTCTGACATACCCCTCCAGCTACCAGGACCTGTACCCCTCAACCGTCTCCGGACATACCCCTCCAGCACCCCTCCACCTACCCTGACCCGCATCATGTCCCGCCCAACTCCCCGTATCTTCCTTACTCTCACCTTCTGCGGTCACGTGAGTGTTGATTCTGGGTAGATCCCTATAAGCTTGGTTAGGCGACTACCTCATAACATTATGAAACTGGATCTGGCACATGGATTCATTGTGCAGATAATCCTGACTCGAGTACGAGTGCCCTGTATGGCTGTTTACATCACAGCTATTTTGATGCTCCCTGGCGATCTACTCTTGGATTCTTCCCAGACAAACATGTGAGTCCTACACTTAGACAGAAAACATTATAATAAGAAATTACTACCCTTATCTGCTAACATGGCACATGCTCTGTGGATGTGCTATGGTTATAGGCTCATATTAATTCAAATTTCTATTAATAAAGATAATAGATTAATAGCCTTCAGTTAGAAAGGTTACCTCCTACTTATAAAGGACAGAAGTGTTAGCTGTGGTACTTGACCAGgcattccacatttaaccccaccTAAATTTGAACAGCGAAATTAGTTATATATTTTAATGTAAaaacaagcattttttaaacttttattcaAAAACCGGCTAAAACCGGACATTTTCACTTCCCGACTGTTCCGTTTCATTCGGAAAACAAAGGACAAAATGTTCACGGCCCTAATCTTAGGTGCCCGtttctcaggctgatacagaggaCTACATCCATGCCTTATTTACAAGCagggcttgactactgtaatacttcctgtctggtctacccaagaaagccattggtcaactccAAACATAGGAGAACGCTACACGCTCGGgcactgaccaagaccagacagagagaaacacattacATCAGGTTTTTAAAGTCTCTGCCACTGGCTGTCTGTAGTTTAGAATTAGTGTTtaagattattctattggtttttaaatcactCCACGATGTGCCCACCCCAATACATattcagacatgcttttaagttatgttaCCCAGTAGTTCCCTCAGGTCACTGGCTTTAACTTTCCCAAAAGCCTAggacaagaggcatggagagacagcctttagttactatgcccccagcctcctggaatagcctgccagagaacctgaggcgACCAAGAGCATGGAGAACAGCCTTTATTTACTACTGCCCCCTGCCTCTGAATagccctgccagagaacctgagggggcaccaagaggcatggagagacagcctttagttactatccccagcctctggaatagcctgcccaGAGGAACCTGAGGGCGGAACGAAACTGTCCGACATTCCAAACAGATCTTAAAACACCAACCTTGTAGCTTTGCTTTCCTCaggtttatttttacttttttgtcTTTTTAGTTTTAAAttgttattctttagtttttCATCTTATGTTtctgtgtagtaaatattttgtttttatttcattgtttatttatttattttattctgtaaagcacattgtgttgcattcgtGTCTGAAAGTGCTATTTAAATCAAGCTTGATTTGATGAGAAAGGATTTAAACATTTTGATTCAACTCATGATTATATTGAATGTATCTATGTTCCCCCTTTATATCTTAATGTATTCACAAAGTCCATACTTTAACTAGACGAGGAGAGATATATCTTTGACTATTGACGGTACATACCTGGACTGTCTCTTTAGACTATGAGGTACAGTACCTTGACTGTCTCTTTAGACTTGAGACATACCTGTGACTTGTCTCCTCTTAGACATGAGTACAGTACCTTTGACTTGTCTCCTCTTTAGACGATTGAGGTACAGTACCTGTGACTGTCTCTCTTACACTATTAGGTACCAGTACCGTGACTCGTCTCCTCTTACACTATTGAGTACAGTACCTGTGACTTGTCTCTTTAGACTATTGAGGTACAAGTACCTGTGACTTGTCTCTATAGACAATTGAGGTACCAGTACCTGTACTTGTTCTTAGACATTGAGGTACAGTACCTGTGACTTGTCTCTATAGACTATTGAGCTACAGTACTGGACTTGTCTCTCTTAGACGATTGAGGTACAGTACCTGTGACTTGTCTCCTCTTTAACACTATTGAGTACAGTACCTGTGACTTGTCTCTTTATGACTATTGAGGTACAGTACCTGTGATGTCCTCTATAGACAATGAGACAGTACCTGTGACTTGTCTCTTTAGACTATTGAGGTACAGTACCTGTGACTTGCTCTACTATGAGCTCTATTAGATTGGTACAGTGACCTGTGACTTGTCTCTTTAGACATTGAGGTACAGTACCTGTGACTTGTTCCTTTAGGACTAATTGGTACAGTACCTGTGACTGTCTCTTGTAGACTATTAGGTACAGTACCTGTTGACTTGTCTTCTAGACTTTGAGTACGACTGTGACTTGTCTCCTCTTTTAGACGTATTGAGGTACAGTACCGTGACTGTGTTCCTCTTTAGACTATTGAGTACAGTACCTGTGACTGTCTCTTTAGACTATTGAGTACAGTACCTTGACTTGTCTCTCTTATAGACTATTGAGGTTACAGTACCTGTGACTTCGTTCTCTTAGACTATTGAGTACAGTACTGTGACTTGCTCTATAGACTATTGAGGACATACCTGTGACTTGTCTCCTCTTTAGACTAGTGAGTACAGTACCTGTGACTTGTCTCCTCTATTGACTATTGAGTACAGTACCTGTGACTTGTTCTCTTTAGACATTGAGGTCCACAGTACCTGTACTTGTCGTCCTCTCTTAGACATATTGAGGGTACAGTACCTCGATGTGACTTTGCTCTTTAGACTATTGAGGTACGATACCTGTGACTTGTCTCTTTAGACTATTGAGGTACTTAGTATACCTGTGACTTGTTCTCTTAGACTATGAGTACAGTACCTGTGACTATGTCTCTTTAGACTATTGAGGTACAGTACCTGTGACTTGTCTCTTAGACTATTGAGTACAGTACCTGTGACTTGTCCTATAGCTCACTCTATAGGTTAGCACAGACCTGAGACTGGCTGCTCTCTCTTAGACTGCGTTGACGTACAGACCTGTGACTTGTCTCTCTTTAGACTATTGAGGCTACAGTACCTGTGACTTGTCTCTTTAGACTATTGAGGTACAGTACCTGTGACTTGTCTCCTCTTTAGACTGTTGAGGTACATACCTGTGACTTGTCTCCTTCTTAGACTATTTGGAGGTACAGTACCTGTGACTTGTCTCTTTAGACTATTGAGGTAACATACCTGTATCTTGTTATCTTTAGACTATTAGCTACAGTACCTGTGACTTGTCTCCTCTCTTAGACTATGAGTACAGTACCTGTGACTTGTCTCCTCTTTAGACTGTTGGTACGTATACGGTGACCTGGACTGTCTCTTNNNNNNNNNNNNNNNNNNNNNNNNNNNNNNNNNNNNNNNNNNNNNNNNNNNNNNNNNNNNNNNNNNNNNNNNNNNNNNNNNNNNNNNNNNNNNNNNNNNNNNNNNNNNNNNNNNNNNNNNNNNNNNNNNNNNNNNNNNNNNNNNNNNNNNNNNNNNNNNNNNNNNNNNNNNNNNNNNNNNNNNNNNNNNNNNNNNNNNNNNNNNNNNNNNNNNNNNNNNNNNNNNNNNNNNNNNNNNNNNNNNNNNNNNNNNNNNNNNNNNNNNNNNNNNNNNNNNNNNNNNNNNNNNNNNNNNNNNNNNNNNNNNNNNNNNNNNNNNNNNNNNNNNNNNNNNNNNNNNNNNNNNNNNNNNNNNNNNNNNNNNNNNNNNNNNNNNNNNNNNNNNNNNNNNNNNNNNNNNNNNNNNNNNNNNNNNNNNNNNNNNNNNNNNNNNNNNNNNNNNNNNNNNNNNNNNNNNNNNNNNNNNNNNNNNNNNNNNNNNNNNNNNNNNNNNNNNNNNNNNNNNNNNNNNNNNNNNNNNNNNNNNNNNNNNNNNNNNNNNNNNNNNNNNNNNNNNNNNNNNNNNNNNNNNNNNNNNNNNNNNNNNNNNNNNNNNNNNNNNNNNNNNNNNNNNNNNNNNNNNNNNNNNNNNNNNNNNNNNNNNNNNNNNNNNNNNNNNNNNNNNNNNNNNNNNNNNNNNNNNNNNNNNNNNNNNNNNNNNNNNNNNNNNNNNNNNNNNNNNNNNNNNNNNNNNNNNNNNNNNNNNNNNNNNNNNNNNNNNNNNNNNNNNNNNNNNNNNNNNNNNNNNNNNNNNNNNNNNNNNNNNNNNNNNNNNNNNNNNNNNNNNNNNNNNNNNNNNNNNNNNNNNNNNNNNNNNNNNNNNNNNNNNNNNNNNNNNNNNNNNNNNNNNNNNNNNNNNNNNNNNNNNNNNNNNNNNNNNNNNNNNNNNNNNNNNNNNNNNNNNNNNNNNNNNNNNNNNNNNNNNNNNNNNNNNNNNNNNNNNNNNNNNNNNNNNNNNNNNNNNNNNNNNNNNNNNNNNNNNNNNNNNNNNNNNNNNNNNNNNNNNNNNNNNNNNNNNNNNNNNNNNNNNNNNNNNNNNNNNNNNNNNNNNNNNNNNNNNNNNNNNNNNNNNNNNNNNNNNNNNNNNNNNNNNNNNNNNNNNNNNNNNNNNNNNNNNNNNNNNNNNNNNNNNNNNNNNNNNNNNNNNNNNNNNNNNNNNNNNNNNNNNNNNNNNNNNNNNNNNNNNNNNNNNNTGTACCTCAATAGTCTAAAGAGACAAGTCACAGGTACTGTACCTCAATAGTCTAAAGAGACAAGTCACAGGTACTGTACCTCAATAGTCTAAAGATATATTCTCTCCTCGTCTAGTTAAAGTACTGGACTTATGTGAATACATTAAGATATAAAGGGGGAACATAGATACATTCAATATAATTCATGAGTTGAATCAAAATGTTTAAATCCTTTCTCATCAAATCAAGCTTGATTTAAATAGCACATTTCAGACacgaatgcaacacaatgtgctttacagaaataaaataaataaataaacaatgaaaataaaaacaaaaatatttactacacaagaAACATAAGATGaaaaaactaaagaataacaaTTTAAAACTAAAAgacaaaaaaagtaaaataaccctgaggaaaagcaaagctacaaaggtgtgttttaagatctgtTTGGAAATGTCCACAGTTTcgtccccctcaggttctctggcaggctattccagaggctgggggcatagtaactaaaggctgtctctccatgcctcttggtccccctcaggttctctggcaggctattccagaggcagggggcatagtaactaaaggctgtctctccatgcctcttggtcgccctcaggttctctggcaggctattccagaggctgggggcatagtaactaaaggctgtctctccatgcctcttggtcctaggctttgggaaagttaaaaggccagtggacctgagggacctactgggtacataacttaaaagcatgtctgatatgtattggggtgcacaatcgtggagtgatttaaaaaccaatagaataatcttaaaactaattctaaaactcacagacagccagtgcagagactttaAAACTGATGTaatgtgttctctctgtctggtcttggtcagtgcCCGAGCTGTAGCGTTCTCTATGATTTggagttgaccaatggctttcttgggtagaccagacaggagagtattacagtagtcaagcctgcttgtaaataaagcatggatgagtctctctgtatcagcctgagaaaCGGGCACCTAAGATTACGGTCCGTGAACATTTTGATCCTTTGTTTTCCGAATGAAAACGGAACAGTCGGGAAGTGAAAATGTCCGGTTTACCCGTTTTTGAATAAAAAGTTTAGAAAATGCTTGTTTTacatataaaacatatatatttttcgcTGTTCAAATCTAGGTGGGGTAAATGTGGAATGCTGGTCAAGTACACAGCTAACACTTCCTGCCTTTAAAGTAGGAGTAACCTTTCTACTGAAGGCTATTAATCTATTATCTATTAATGAATTGATTAATAGCTGCCATACCATGCCACAGTGCAAGATAAggttattttatataatttttttctaagtgtaggaCTATTGTTTGTCTGGAAGATCCGGAGATCCCAAGGAGATCAAAATAGCTGTGATGTACAGCCATACAGGCACTTGTACTGTCAGGTTTATCTGCAACATGAATCCCATGTCCCAGATCCCAGTTCATATGTTATGAGGTAGTCCTAGCCATCAGCACATATAGGATCCTACCCAGATCAACCACTCACTACCCAGAAGTGAGAGTAAGGAGATACAGGGGATTGGGCAGGACATGATAGGGGTAAGGGTAGGTGGAGGGGTGCTGGAGGGTATGTCAGGAGACGGTTGGAGGGGTACAGGTTGGGTACTGGAGGGTATGTCCAGGAGAGGGTTGAGGGGGTACAGGTCTGGTAGCTGCGGGGTATGTCCAGGAGACGGTTGGGGGGTACAGGTCTGGTAGCTGGAGGGGTATGTCCGGAGACGGTTGGAGGGTACAGTCTGGTAGCTGGAGGGGTATGTCCGGAGACGGTTGGAGGGGTACAGGTCTGTAGCTGGAGGGTATTCCAGGAACGGTGGAGGGGGTACAGGCTggatgtgatgtgagggtagagGAGCAGGGACTCTCATGCCAGTCCTTTTTGGGATGTGCTGTAAGACTGGGGTATGATTTAATACCACTGTCTGTGCCAACAGCCAAGCATGAGCTGAACCACGCCATGCTTCCCAGACAGCCTGAggtgacagacaaacagaccgACCGCAAGCCGTCATATCTGGTTGGCAATCTATTAGTCAGGACCAGTAACATGAATTCCTGCACTGTTGGCCGATACTTGATCTGTCCAGGTCGTTtacagtgtgtttgtgcatgtgttgtagtgtatgtcagtgtgtgtgtgtgtgtggtgcgttttgtggtgtgtgtgtgtgtgtgtgcctgtgtgtgtgtgtggtgtgtgtgcctttgtgtgtgtattCAGTGCCCATACGGACCACAAAGTCATTGCTTGTAAGCAGGTTTAAGCATATGTCAGA is a window encoding:
- the LOC112078126 gene encoding ryanodine receptor 3-like — protein: NLKELISQTMASWAQECSIQDPELVRVMFSLLRRQYDGIGALLRAMKKSYTISAVSVQDCVNLLASLGQIRSLLSVRMGKEEEKLMIDGLGDIMNNKVFYQHPNLMRVLGMHETVMQVMVNVLGGDKSQEIAFPKMVASCCRFLCYFCRISRQNQKAMFDNLSYLLENSSVGLVASHMRGSTPLDVAASSVMDNNSLALALESRT